In Leptospiraceae bacterium, one DNA window encodes the following:
- the scpB gene encoding SMC-Scp complex subunit ScpB, translating to MNTKKIYNKGLVESLIFLSSEPVKLTSLSDSSGLEKSEVRNIVEELILDYSEKSGGFLLKEIAGGYQFLTNEIYHEKLGNIFKERRRETLSRGTLETLSIIAYKQPITLPEIEETRGVSSRAMVTTLLSKKLIKPIGQKEVPGRPTLYGTTPEFLIHFGLSKLSDLPSPVEVKELKFDELEDFPEEDFISEENTIEEG from the coding sequence ATGAATACGAAAAAAATATACAATAAGGGACTTGTAGAATCGCTCATATTTTTGTCTTCCGAGCCTGTGAAGTTAACTTCTTTATCGGACTCGTCCGGTCTAGAGAAAAGCGAAGTCAGAAATATCGTAGAAGAATTGATTTTAGATTATTCAGAAAAATCTGGAGGGTTCTTGTTGAAAGAAATTGCAGGTGGCTACCAATTTCTCACCAATGAAATCTACCACGAAAAATTAGGAAATATATTTAAAGAAAGAAGAAGAGAAACTCTGTCACGCGGGACTTTAGAGACTCTTTCTATAATTGCTTATAAGCAACCGATAACATTGCCGGAGATCGAAGAGACTAGAGGAGTTTCATCTCGCGCGATGGTTACTACTCTACTTTCAAAAAAATTGATTAAGCCCATAGGGCAAAAAGAAGTTCCTGGAAGACCTACATTGTATGGAACTACTCCTGAGTTTTTAATCCATTTTGGATTGAGTAAGTTATCTGATCTGCCGAGTCCTGTAGAAGTAAAAGAATTAAAATTTGATGAATTGGAAGATTTTCCAGAAGAAGATTTTATTTCTGAAGAAAATACAATAGAGGAGGGCTAA
- a CDS encoding cell division protein ZapA has translation MKVEAKIYGSEYLISGSDSKEYILELTDYVDQKMRELAAMSPGISVQKLAVLSAVNIADELFQEKNNKTHSIDRKVEEKTKKLISLLEEGIVGDSF, from the coding sequence GTGAAAGTAGAGGCTAAAATTTATGGATCTGAATATTTAATTTCTGGTTCAGATTCTAAAGAATATATACTTGAGCTAACAGACTATGTAGATCAAAAAATGAGAGAACTGGCTGCGATGTCGCCGGGTATTTCAGTTCAGAAATTGGCTGTTTTGTCTGCCGTAAATATTGCTGACGAGTTGTTTCAAGAGAAAAATAACAAAACACACTCTATTGATAGAAAAGTGGAAGAAAAAACTAAGAAACTGATTTCCCTTCTTGAAGAAGGAATAGTCGGTGATAGCTTCTAA
- a CDS encoding chemotaxis response regulator protein-glutamate methylesterase yields MLSSNSKIKILIVDDSALVRTIISDLIKNELDMEIVATGKTGTECVELAMKLQPDVITLDIEMPVMDGLTALEEMKKRNIKIPVIMMSVLTQHGAEATFKALELGAIDFVPKPSSGMRLELGEMGDLLKSKIRGYFFRDKKQEITVEKKISGFSTPRKKEKIRAIGIGTSTGGPNALQILFKSIPKNFHLPIFIVQHMPPGFTKAFASRLNSISEIQVKEAAQGDIVQPGCAYIAAGDHHMKLEKTETNISIELDRGEPVNGHRPSIDVTFDSLKSFYGASLVGIIMTGMGRDGAESIKSIHDIGGATIAQDESTSVVFGMNKQAIDIGAIDCVVPVEAIVQNMIRFIEERGI; encoded by the coding sequence ATGCTTTCTTCAAATTCAAAAATTAAAATTCTAATCGTCGATGATTCTGCTTTGGTTAGAACGATTATTTCCGATCTGATCAAAAATGAACTGGACATGGAAATTGTAGCAACGGGGAAAACCGGTACAGAATGTGTTGAGCTTGCTATGAAACTTCAACCCGATGTGATCACCTTGGATATTGAGATGCCTGTCATGGATGGGTTGACAGCTCTCGAAGAAATGAAAAAAAGAAATATAAAAATCCCAGTCATTATGATGTCTGTTTTAACCCAGCACGGGGCAGAGGCTACATTCAAAGCCTTAGAGCTTGGTGCAATTGACTTTGTACCAAAACCATCTTCCGGGATGAGGTTGGAGCTTGGAGAAATGGGGGATTTGTTGAAAAGTAAAATTCGCGGATATTTCTTTCGAGACAAAAAACAGGAAATAACCGTAGAAAAGAAAATTTCGGGTTTTTCTACCCCAAGGAAAAAAGAAAAAATTAGAGCAATAGGGATTGGAACTTCAACAGGAGGCCCGAACGCACTCCAGATTTTATTTAAAAGTATCCCTAAAAATTTTCATTTACCAATTTTTATAGTTCAACACATGCCCCCCGGATTTACTAAGGCTTTTGCTTCGAGGCTAAATTCCATATCGGAAATACAAGTAAAGGAAGCTGCCCAAGGGGACATAGTTCAACCGGGTTGTGCGTATATAGCTGCCGGGGATCACCACATGAAACTAGAAAAGACTGAAACAAATATTTCAATTGAATTAGATAGGGGAGAGCCTGTCAATGGACATAGACCGTCGATAGATGTTACTTTTGACAGCTTAAAGTCCTTTTATGGAGCTTCTTTAGTCGGTATAATTATGACGGGTATGGGTAGAGATGGAGCTGAGTCGATTAAATCGATCCATGATATTGGTGGGGCGACAATTGCGCAAGATGAAAGTACATCGGTAGTGTTTGGAATGAATAAGCAGGCAATAGATATTGGGGCAATTGATTGTGTTGTGCCCGTTGAAGCAATAGTTCAGAATATGATTAGATTTATAGAAGAAAGAGGAATATAA
- the thrS gene encoding threonine--tRNA ligase — protein MSQLTITLPDGSTKSLEKGTKISEFVKSFSVSLFKSALAAKIDGRSVDLSESIESNCKLEIITYDSKEGKEVFHHSSAHLLGQAVQRLWKDAKLTVGPVIETGPGFFYYDIDFPSTTITPDDLPKIEKEMESIVKENLQVKKTELTKKEAIEKFSELGENYKVEIISGIPSEKVTLYGQGEWTDLCRGPHIPNTGLIKAFKLTAISGAYWKADKNNRMLQRIYGVSFSNKKELEEYFFRIEEAKKRDHRKIGKEMDLFSFQEEAPGFPFWHPKGTVLWNTLADYLRVECAERGYQEIRTPAILNANLWTLSGHSENYRENMYYTEIDEEDYAIKPMNCPGCCLIYKHHLHSYRELPLRYSELGMVHRHELHGVLHGLFRVRAFTQDDAHIYTPIEFVESEVISIIDFTLEVYRKFGFHEIKTFIATRPEKSVGNDSDWETATNTLISSLKKKNIEYAIKEGEGAFYGPKIEFNIKDSIGRYWQCGTIQVDFSMPERLGLDYTASDGKKHVPVMLHRAIYGSLERFVGILIEHYEGKFPLWLSPTQIRILTVSDKQKEYARELNDKLIEIGFRSETDLRNEKIGLKIRESILKKANYVLIIGDKEVEGGLVSVRKRGEEETISYSSYEFLEHLKTELSNN, from the coding sequence ATGTCTCAACTTACAATTACACTTCCTGATGGCTCAACTAAGTCTCTTGAAAAAGGAACAAAAATCTCCGAATTCGTAAAGTCTTTCAGTGTATCTCTTTTTAAATCGGCTTTGGCTGCAAAAATAGACGGACGTAGTGTTGATTTAAGCGAATCTATAGAATCCAATTGCAAATTAGAAATTATCACTTACGATTCTAAAGAAGGCAAAGAAGTATTTCATCACTCTAGCGCGCACCTATTGGGTCAAGCAGTGCAAAGATTGTGGAAGGATGCAAAGCTCACTGTGGGTCCGGTCATTGAAACTGGGCCTGGATTTTTTTATTATGATATAGATTTTCCTTCTACTACGATTACGCCGGATGACCTTCCGAAGATTGAAAAAGAAATGGAATCTATCGTAAAAGAAAACCTACAAGTAAAAAAAACAGAACTAACAAAAAAAGAAGCTATAGAAAAATTTAGCGAACTTGGTGAAAACTATAAAGTAGAAATAATTTCAGGGATTCCTTCCGAAAAAGTTACTCTCTATGGGCAAGGAGAGTGGACTGACCTTTGTAGAGGCCCCCATATTCCGAATACCGGGCTTATCAAGGCGTTTAAGCTGACTGCAATTTCAGGAGCCTACTGGAAGGCTGATAAAAATAACAGGATGCTTCAAAGAATTTATGGGGTTTCGTTTTCTAATAAGAAAGAATTGGAAGAGTATTTTTTTAGAATTGAAGAAGCAAAGAAAAGGGATCATAGGAAGATCGGAAAAGAAATGGATCTTTTTTCTTTTCAGGAAGAGGCACCGGGTTTTCCATTCTGGCATCCGAAAGGGACTGTGCTATGGAATACATTGGCAGACTATTTAAGAGTAGAGTGTGCAGAAAGAGGTTATCAGGAGATTCGAACTCCCGCAATATTGAACGCAAATCTTTGGACACTAAGCGGTCACTCTGAAAATTATAGAGAGAATATGTATTATACCGAGATAGATGAAGAGGACTATGCGATTAAGCCGATGAACTGTCCCGGTTGTTGTTTAATTTACAAACACCACTTGCATTCTTATAGAGAACTTCCGCTTAGGTATTCTGAATTGGGGATGGTACACAGACACGAACTTCATGGGGTTTTACACGGGCTGTTTCGAGTTCGTGCTTTCACGCAAGACGATGCTCATATTTATACTCCAATAGAATTTGTAGAATCAGAAGTTATTTCCATTATTGATTTCACACTCGAAGTGTACAGAAAATTCGGATTTCACGAGATTAAAACTTTTATAGCCACCCGTCCAGAAAAATCAGTAGGTAACGACAGTGATTGGGAGACAGCCACAAATACTTTAATTTCATCTTTAAAAAAGAAAAATATTGAATATGCGATTAAAGAGGGAGAGGGTGCCTTTTATGGACCTAAAATTGAATTCAATATCAAAGACAGTATAGGCAGATATTGGCAGTGCGGCACGATTCAAGTCGATTTTTCTATGCCTGAGAGATTGGGTTTAGACTATACTGCAAGCGACGGAAAGAAACATGTTCCGGTTATGCTCCATAGGGCGATCTACGGCTCTTTAGAGAGGTTTGTAGGTATTTTGATCGAGCACTACGAAGGTAAGTTTCCACTTTGGCTTTCTCCAACTCAAATCAGAATACTTACCGTTTCGGATAAGCAAAAAGAGTATGCGAGAGAGTTAAATGATAAACTAATCGAGATTGGTTTTCGCTCTGAAACTGACCTCCGAAATGAAAAAATTGGACTGAAGATTCGTGAATCTATCTTAAAAAAAGCCAATTATGTCTTAATCATAGGGGACAAAGAAGTGGAGGGTGGGTTAGTATCAGTAAGGAAAAGAGGAGAGGAGGAAACAATTTCTTATTCAAGTTATGAATTTTTAGAGCATTTAAAAACAGAGTTGTCGAATAACTAA
- the rpmI gene encoding 50S ribosomal protein L35, translated as MPKMKTNRAAAKRFRFTKDGKVKRASGFANHNLSKKSPKRRRNLRRTSLLDERDVNSVKKLMPYGDR; from the coding sequence ATGCCAAAAATGAAAACTAACAGAGCCGCAGCAAAGCGTTTTAGGTTTACAAAAGACGGAAAAGTAAAACGTGCTAGTGGATTTGCAAATCATAATCTTTCTAAAAAATCTCCAAAAAGAAGAAGAAACCTAAGAAGAACTAGTCTTTTGGATGAAAGAGATGTAAATTCAGTAAAAAAATTAATGCCTTATGGAGATAGATAA
- a CDS encoding purine-binding chemotaxis protein CheW → MREIAEETTPSESIAEETQFLSFLISNEVFGVDLLRVHEILRLVYVTRIPNVDESIIGVVNLRGEIIPVVDLKKKFEQGFTSITPTARFIVTEIGTKRVGILVEEVRQVIKIRKDSISEITDSLSSNFNNLVGHVGRNEGRLVLLIELSKIIQLEE, encoded by the coding sequence TTGAGAGAAATTGCAGAAGAAACAACCCCAAGTGAGTCTATTGCGGAAGAGACCCAGTTTTTATCTTTTCTAATCTCTAACGAAGTTTTCGGAGTGGATCTGCTTCGAGTGCATGAGATTTTACGCCTTGTCTATGTTACTAGGATTCCAAATGTAGATGAATCTATCATTGGAGTAGTAAATCTTAGGGGAGAAATTATCCCTGTAGTGGATTTGAAGAAAAAATTTGAACAAGGGTTTACATCGATCACTCCTACAGCTCGATTTATTGTAACAGAAATAGGAACTAAAAGAGTTGGAATTTTAGTAGAGGAAGTTAGACAAGTTATTAAAATTCGGAAAGATTCAATTTCTGAAATTACAGACAGTCTGTCCTCAAATTTTAACAATTTAGTGGGTCATGTCGGTAGAAATGAAGGGCGACTTGTTTTATTAATAGAATTAAGTAAAATTATTCAACTGGAAGAATAG
- a CDS encoding 5-formyltetrahydrofolate cyclo-ligase, whose product MIQNPEKIRQREIQKQNIVLVKDKESKQAEIFRSLTQIIQNKKVVLAYRAIQFEVNLDSVLDSLNQDIKIYYPRVAGSKLEFVCPDSWRSGKFSIQEPVGERVISLDKADFCIVPSLGFNRNGYRLGRGGGYYDRTLEGFSVEKIIGLSFWENFPVEFQEESHDIRVSKLITDKEVIFFKN is encoded by the coding sequence GTGATTCAAAATCCTGAAAAAATAAGACAAAGAGAAATTCAAAAACAAAATATTGTGCTTGTGAAAGATAAAGAATCCAAACAAGCCGAGATTTTTCGTTCTCTTACTCAGATAATCCAAAACAAAAAAGTGGTATTGGCTTACAGAGCGATTCAGTTTGAGGTAAATTTGGATTCAGTCTTAGACAGCCTTAACCAAGATATAAAAATATATTATCCGAGGGTAGCCGGTTCCAAGTTAGAGTTTGTGTGTCCAGATTCTTGGCGAAGTGGCAAGTTTTCTATTCAAGAGCCGGTAGGTGAGAGAGTAATTTCTTTAGACAAGGCAGATTTTTGTATTGTTCCAAGTTTAGGCTTTAATAGAAATGGGTATAGACTTGGGAGGGGAGGGGGGTATTACGATAGAACTTTGGAGGGATTCTCTGTAGAAAAGATTATCGGTCTTAGCTTTTGGGAGAATTTTCCGGTTGAATTTCAGGAAGAGAGCCATGATATTCGAGTTAGCAAGCTAATTACAGATAAAGAAGTAATTTTTTTTAAAAATTAG
- a CDS encoding translation initiation factor IF-3: MLKKPPIKVNEKFSGPRINEQITGVSKVRLVSDEGSEIVDFNEALRRSREVGLDLIEISGDQEVPVLKIFDYGKFKFELLKKSKEAKKKQHVVTIKEIKIRPRIDIHDYEIKKRQAIEFLAKGDKVKVTLRFKGREMAHTELGMNVVNRMIEDLKDSGIPEKAPVHDGKQIVVMMSPK; encoded by the coding sequence ATGCTTAAAAAGCCGCCAATTAAAGTAAACGAAAAATTTTCTGGTCCAAGGATCAATGAGCAGATTACAGGGGTTTCAAAAGTACGATTGGTTTCTGACGAAGGATCAGAAATTGTAGATTTTAACGAGGCTTTGAGGCGATCAAGAGAAGTAGGTTTAGATTTAATAGAAATTTCAGGGGATCAGGAAGTTCCTGTTCTAAAAATTTTTGATTATGGAAAATTTAAGTTTGAATTATTAAAGAAATCGAAAGAAGCTAAAAAAAAGCAGCATGTCGTAACGATCAAAGAGATAAAAATTCGCCCCAGAATTGATATTCATGATTATGAGATTAAAAAAAGGCAAGCGATTGAATTTTTAGCTAAGGGAGACAAAGTAAAAGTCACTCTTAGATTTAAAGGTCGAGAAATGGCGCATACAGAGCTTGGAATGAATGTAGTGAATCGAATGATTGAAGACTTAAAAGATTCTGGGATTCCAGAAAAAGCACCTGTGCATGACGGTAAACAGATTGTAGTGATGATGAGTCCGAAATAA
- a CDS encoding chemotaxis protein CheW: MSGILGEYTEVFLEESEDQIEELNSNLLILEKDHNDREIINDIFRAAHSLKSSAAFVGLYNLSDLAHKMENLLQKIREDKLEVNLQLVNLLFECFDLIKEVIDSVGNGIKVDTDFSEMIKKLEDYESGSSPTVEKKSTPTTNGTGKPTETERISKEAHQISVIELEPEEERDLEEEIKEKKVKVFDISVKLKSDTPMKGLRFALILQNCKDSGIIFKSSPDDEELEKGTDRDSIEFIFISGKSEKEIQELLIVDMVESIQIQLRVVQLPHLEKQVEHVEHRKEFAIPDKDVEGKSVVKSIKVASEKLDHLMNNVGELVITNSGFQKIYDDLIKNFGEDSLFAELKSKIDQINRISKDLQTGIMNTRMVPIGSVFNRFTRLVRDLCIETGKKIELVLQGENTELDKKVVDVIGEPLMHLIRNSIDHGIESPEERIKKGKPETGTIRLNAFQGGNNIMVEISDDGKGLDREKILNKAVKNGLITSEDGAGLPDSEVYQFIFAAGFSTAEKITDISGRGVGMNVVNKLIQEFKGKIIINSISGQGTSFTLCFPQALAIISSILVTVEEEMYAFPLSEVVETIRVNKDQITTLEGHDIINLRGEVLPIYTLSAMIGLNPNRSVTEVPIVIVNYNSRKLGFIVDDLIGKHETVIKSLDKNYKNIQGLTGASIMGDGTIILVLDVPGLVEMSSIRDSQIDTEFGAKLMKRLGASKSLDMDDSDSILKTLNPTNVFNDKLLEILLKDKSRQKRKKAEQSRKLISIEESVTISKPDFVVEDSIQSPVLKIESTENEKPVLEIVAVEPEKVEPKVEDVEKEKEKEIIQNFRAQTQERFSTILPERHINELLTKEETKKLETIVNTGMMNAGLVLSQLVGSNVELYIPEISLTDKEELIQKIPNLADHYFGLKVRMNGDLNGNLLMMFSEEVGKKLSDDLLKSKENTLTKKISDDSKSVLSEISNIVCSSIINSLSNKSKSQIMPSVPEFISGSFREVLDIVKPEKTRFLMMHTEFIHEGGNLLGDLLFLPDFDELVKLISKM, encoded by the coding sequence TTGTCAGGAATTTTAGGCGAATATACAGAGGTCTTTTTAGAAGAGTCAGAAGATCAAATAGAAGAATTGAATTCTAATTTATTGATTTTAGAAAAAGATCATAATGACCGGGAAATCATTAACGATATTTTTAGAGCTGCGCACTCCTTAAAAAGTTCCGCTGCTTTTGTCGGGTTGTACAATCTCTCTGATCTTGCTCATAAGATGGAGAACTTACTTCAGAAAATCAGGGAAGATAAGTTAGAAGTAAATCTTCAGTTGGTAAATCTTTTGTTTGAGTGTTTTGATTTAATTAAAGAGGTAATTGATTCAGTCGGAAATGGCATAAAAGTGGATACTGACTTTTCAGAGATGATAAAAAAGTTAGAAGATTATGAATCCGGTTCATCACCTACTGTGGAGAAAAAATCTACTCCAACAACAAATGGAACAGGGAAGCCAACTGAAACCGAAAGGATTTCAAAGGAAGCTCATCAAATTTCTGTAATCGAACTTGAGCCGGAAGAGGAGAGAGACCTCGAAGAAGAAATCAAGGAAAAGAAAGTCAAAGTTTTTGATATAAGCGTAAAGTTAAAATCCGACACTCCGATGAAAGGTCTTAGGTTTGCACTGATCTTGCAGAATTGCAAAGACTCCGGTATAATATTCAAATCCAGCCCTGATGACGAAGAGCTTGAAAAAGGAACTGATAGAGATTCCATCGAATTTATATTTATTTCAGGAAAAAGCGAAAAAGAAATTCAAGAGTTACTCATCGTTGACATGGTGGAGTCTATACAAATTCAACTAAGAGTGGTTCAATTACCACATCTTGAAAAGCAGGTTGAACACGTAGAGCATCGAAAAGAATTTGCGATTCCAGATAAGGATGTAGAAGGGAAGTCGGTTGTAAAAAGTATCAAAGTAGCATCAGAAAAATTGGACCACTTGATGAACAATGTCGGAGAATTGGTAATAACAAATTCCGGTTTTCAGAAAATTTATGATGACTTGATAAAAAATTTTGGTGAAGATTCTCTGTTCGCAGAGTTGAAAAGTAAAATCGACCAAATCAATAGGATTTCAAAAGATTTACAAACCGGAATCATGAATACTCGGATGGTTCCGATTGGATCAGTGTTTAATAGATTCACTCGTTTGGTTAGAGACCTTTGCATTGAGACAGGGAAAAAAATTGAATTGGTTTTGCAAGGAGAGAATACGGAATTAGATAAAAAGGTTGTAGATGTAATTGGAGAGCCTTTGATGCATCTGATTCGAAATTCTATAGATCATGGAATTGAGTCTCCTGAAGAAAGGATAAAAAAAGGAAAACCGGAAACAGGCACGATTCGCTTGAATGCTTTTCAGGGAGGAAACAACATCATGGTAGAGATTTCCGATGATGGCAAAGGATTGGATCGAGAAAAAATATTAAATAAAGCTGTTAAAAATGGACTAATAACTTCAGAGGATGGAGCAGGTTTGCCGGATAGTGAGGTCTATCAATTTATTTTTGCTGCAGGGTTTTCGACTGCAGAAAAAATTACAGATATTTCCGGTCGCGGGGTCGGGATGAATGTAGTGAATAAGCTAATTCAAGAGTTCAAAGGGAAAATTATCATCAATTCTATATCCGGTCAGGGAACATCTTTTACTCTTTGTTTCCCTCAAGCACTTGCAATCATCTCTTCCATTCTCGTAACTGTGGAAGAAGAAATGTATGCCTTTCCTTTATCGGAAGTTGTAGAAACTATTCGGGTGAATAAAGACCAAATTACTACTTTAGAAGGTCATGATATTATTAATTTAAGAGGTGAAGTTCTTCCTATTTATACGTTAAGTGCAATGATTGGATTGAATCCAAATCGAAGTGTCACAGAGGTGCCAATCGTTATTGTAAATTATAATTCCAGAAAACTTGGGTTTATTGTAGATGATTTAATTGGCAAACATGAAACAGTTATAAAATCTTTAGATAAGAATTACAAGAATATCCAAGGTCTGACAGGAGCTTCTATTATGGGGGATGGTACGATCATCTTGGTCTTGGATGTGCCGGGTCTCGTGGAGATGTCGTCAATTAGAGATTCTCAAATAGATACAGAGTTTGGTGCTAAACTTATGAAAAGACTGGGTGCGTCAAAATCTCTCGATATGGATGATTCTGATTCTATTCTAAAAACGCTAAACCCTACAAATGTATTCAATGATAAGTTATTAGAAATTCTTTTAAAGGACAAATCTCGTCAAAAAAGAAAGAAGGCAGAGCAGTCAAGAAAACTTATCTCAATAGAAGAAAGTGTTACAATCTCAAAACCTGATTTTGTGGTAGAGGACTCAATTCAGTCACCGGTTCTAAAGATCGAATCTACAGAAAATGAAAAACCTGTATTAGAAATTGTAGCGGTAGAGCCAGAAAAAGTTGAGCCTAAAGTTGAAGATGTGGAAAAAGAGAAAGAAAAAGAAATCATTCAAAACTTTAGAGCACAAACTCAAGAAAGGTTTTCTACAATTCTACCAGAAAGACATATCAATGAGCTTCTTACAAAAGAAGAAACTAAAAAATTAGAGACTATAGTCAATACCGGTATGATGAATGCAGGACTTGTTCTTTCTCAATTAGTGGGATCCAATGTAGAATTGTATATTCCTGAAATTTCATTGACTGATAAAGAAGAGCTAATTCAAAAAATTCCAAATCTTGCGGATCACTACTTTGGTTTAAAAGTTCGTATGAATGGAGACCTTAACGGTAATTTACTTATGATGTTTTCTGAGGAAGTCGGAAAAAAATTATCGGATGATCTATTGAAGTCAAAAGAAAACACTCTAACAAAAAAAATATCCGATGACTCAAAGTCGGTGCTTTCCGAGATTTCTAATATTGTTTGTTCGAGTATTATTAATTCACTTTCCAACAAATCAAAGTCTCAGATCATGCCTTCAGTCCCTGAATTTATTTCAGGCTCATTTAGGGAAGTGCTGGATATAGTGAAGCCTGAAAAGACAAGATTTTTAATGATGCATACAGAATTTATTCACGAAGGCGGGAATTTGCTTGGCGATTTACTCTTCCTTCCAGATTTTGACGAATTAGTAAAACTTATTTCTAAAATGTAA
- a CDS encoding response regulator, translated as MARILVVDDAKFMRTLVKDALTAAGHEIAGEAEYGNIAIDQYKTLKPDLVTMDITMREKDGIEAAREILKMDPKAKVIMVTALGQEDLLAKAIKMGVKDFVVKPFPPERLQQAAAKALGI; from the coding sequence ATGGCCAGAATACTTGTAGTGGATGATGCAAAATTCATGCGGACTTTAGTTAAAGACGCTCTTACCGCAGCAGGCCATGAAATAGCCGGTGAAGCTGAATATGGAAATATTGCAATTGATCAGTACAAAACTTTAAAACCAGATCTGGTTACTATGGATATTACCATGCGAGAAAAAGATGGGATCGAGGCAGCAAGAGAAATATTAAAAATGGACCCAAAAGCAAAAGTAATCATGGTCACTGCACTCGGACAAGAAGATCTTCTTGCAAAAGCTATTAAAATGGGAGTAAAGGATTTTGTTGTGAAACCTTTTCCTCCTGAAAGATTGCAACAGGCCGCTGCGAAGGCTCTCGGTATCTGA
- the rplT gene encoding 50S ribosomal protein L20, with product MARAYNGTIHKNRRKKILKSAKGFRGGRSKLLRTAKSAVMKAGQWAYRDRRAKKRDFRSLWIIRINAAVRENGQTYSKFMHSLKKLGIELDRKALANLAYNNKEVFSAIVEKTKLAV from the coding sequence ATGGCAAGAGCGTACAACGGAACAATTCATAAAAATCGCAGAAAGAAAATTCTAAAATCTGCAAAAGGTTTTAGAGGCGGGAGATCCAAGCTACTCAGAACTGCAAAAAGCGCAGTAATGAAAGCCGGTCAGTGGGCTTATCGCGATAGAAGGGCTAAAAAGAGGGATTTTCGATCTCTTTGGATTATCAGAATTAATGCTGCTGTTAGAGAAAATGGGCAAACCTATTCTAAATTTATGCACTCTTTGAAAAAACTAGGAATTGAATTAGACAGAAAGGCTTTGGCTAATTTAGCATACAATAATAAGGAAGTTTTTTCTGCAATTGTTGAGAAAACTAAATTAGCTGTATAA
- a CDS encoding segregation/condensation protein A translates to MDFTLSGKDDESLFLVRWNNSEGGLSEGPLSLLWNLIESYKIDIFDVSLSKITEDFINFVKFSESLSIELGAEFSLTAANLIYLKSKALLPNPGFEEENYEPPLPKELVAKLLEHKKYQMAAGNLSELEKINSGVFKRETNQILMNFGDDENWLDVSLLDLISSFNKILEKNSVNNETPDFLIASQEYSVDEKIDYLQGLLKIKGEFLFFEMFESDEPNLNEIVVSFLALLELVKLKTVKVTQHKMFGDIKIIRNLTTEIQ, encoded by the coding sequence ATGGATTTTACTCTTTCAGGGAAGGACGATGAATCTTTGTTTCTTGTCAGGTGGAATAATTCAGAAGGCGGACTTTCTGAAGGGCCTCTTTCTTTATTGTGGAATTTAATCGAAAGCTATAAGATTGATATTTTCGACGTTTCACTTTCTAAGATTACGGAAGACTTTATTAATTTTGTAAAATTTTCAGAGAGCCTTTCTATAGAATTAGGAGCAGAATTTTCTCTAACCGCAGCCAATCTGATTTACTTAAAATCAAAAGCTCTACTTCCTAATCCCGGATTTGAGGAGGAGAACTATGAGCCTCCTTTACCCAAGGAATTGGTTGCAAAACTATTGGAGCACAAGAAGTATCAAATGGCAGCAGGAAATCTTTCTGAATTAGAAAAAATCAATTCTGGAGTTTTTAAGCGAGAAACGAATCAGATTCTTATGAATTTTGGTGATGACGAGAATTGGTTGGATGTGAGTCTTTTGGATTTAATATCTTCGTTTAATAAAATTTTAGAAAAAAACTCCGTAAATAACGAAACACCTGATTTTTTGATAGCTTCTCAAGAATACTCAGTTGACGAAAAAATTGACTATCTTCAAGGTCTTTTAAAGATAAAGGGAGAATTTCTGTTTTTTGAAATGTTTGAAAGTGACGAGCCTAATCTCAACGAAATTGTTGTTTCCTTTCTTGCACTATTGGAATTAGTGAAATTAAAAACAGTGAAAGTAACACAGCACAAAATGTTTGGTGATATAAAAATTATTAGAAATCTTACAACTGAAATACAATGA